From a single bacterium genomic region:
- the yidD gene encoding membrane protein insertion efficiency factor YidD translates to MRYLVLILIRVYQFLFSLDHSFWGRYLPFRSCRFYPSCSEYSYQAIEKYGFKGFFLGVKRVLRCHPFAKGGYDPLK, encoded by the coding sequence ATGAGGTATTTAGTTTTGATTTTAATTAGAGTGTATCAATTTCTTTTTTCTTTAGATCATAGCTTTTGGGGTAGGTATTTGCCGTTTCGCAGTTGCCGTTTTTATCCTTCTTGTTCTGAATACAGCTACCAAGCAATAGAAAAATATGGATTTAAAGGATTTTTTCTTGGGGTTAAAAGAGTTTTACGTTGTCATCCATTTGCCAAAGGAGGCT
- the recF gene encoding DNA replication and repair protein RecF (All proteins in this family for which functions are known are DNA-binding proteins that assist the filamentation of RecA onto DNA for the initiation of recombination or recombinational repair.), whose protein sequence is MRLILHNFRLYKKREFLIKKFPLFIVGPNGSGKTTILEALYFLSTTKSFRTNKKRDLIKNSQKEAYLSLEEEGRLEAVLRQKGSNLYQVNRKKVKRSHFISRFFVSLFWWGDFKTVYGSPIERRKMLNLFCLQIEPRYLFWLAEYKKVIKARNLALAKEDRTLIEVWSEKMIPLAVKIWQTRKKVLDLLNKNISSVLSFLYPDTDSAYISYQGFLLDSKRLEKDISKNLKREIKIQRTLLGPHRDDLRFYWAQKLLENYSQGEIKIFLLALKLGFLKALKGKKFFLIDDAFSGLDSFCQKRLISLSEQIKIPLILTHQKKVNKFPQQVIELK, encoded by the coding sequence ATGAGGTTAATATTACACAACTTCCGTCTTTATAAAAAGAGAGAATTTTTAATAAAAAAATTTCCTTTGTTTATTGTTGGTCCTAATGGCTCCGGGAAAACCACTATATTAGAAGCTTTGTATTTTTTATCTACTACCAAGTCATTTCGTACTAATAAAAAAAGAGATTTGATTAAGAATAGTCAAAAAGAAGCCTATTTAAGTTTAGAAGAAGAGGGAAGATTGGAGGCTGTTTTGCGCCAGAAAGGTTCTAATCTTTACCAAGTTAATAGAAAAAAAGTTAAACGTTCTCACTTTATTTCCCGTTTTTTTGTTTCTTTATTTTGGTGGGGTGATTTTAAAACAGTATATGGTTCTCCTATAGAGAGAAGAAAGATGCTTAATTTATTTTGTCTTCAAATTGAGCCAAGATATTTGTTTTGGTTGGCAGAGTATAAAAAAGTTATTAAAGCACGTAATTTAGCGCTCGCTAAAGAAGATAGAACCTTAATAGAGGTTTGGAGCGAAAAAATGATTCCTTTAGCAGTTAAAATTTGGCAGACACGTAAAAAAGTTTTAGACCTGTTAAATAAAAACATTTCTTCTGTTTTATCCTTTCTTTATCCGGACACCGATAGCGCTTATATCTCTTATCAAGGTTTTTTATTAGATTCTAAGAGATTGGAAAAAGATATTTCCAAAAACCTAAAAAGAGAAATAAAAATACAGCGTACTCTTTTAGGACCGCATCGTGATGATTTACGTTTTTATTGGGCGCAGAAATTATTAGAAAATTATTCACAGGGAGAGATAAAAATTTTTCTTTTAGCTTTAAAATTAGGGTTTTTAAAAGCTCTTAAAGGAAAAAAGTTTTTTTTAATTGACGATGCTTTTTCTGGTTTGGATTCTTTTTGTCAAAAACGTTTAATTTCTCTTTCAGAACAAATAAAGATTCCTTTAATTTTAACTCACCAAAAAAAAGTAAATAAGTTTCCTCAACAAGTAATTGAACTTAAATGA
- the dnaA gene encoding chromosomal replication initiator protein DnaA produces MAGSKEEIWEGVLGELEITLSRPNFNTWFKDTFIVDIKNNGKKIVIGVPNTFTLEWLENKYTEEIKKALRKLVPEVSVLEFQVAHLQKEGFKEKNQEEYKPLKHFEFKTPQRFSKTKDLNSYFTFQNFVVGENNRFAHAAALAVSKQPGKSYNPLFIYGGVGLGKTHLVQAIAWEIKKNSPQKKILYFSFEKFATDFINHVKTGRMEEFKKKYRQVDVLLVDDIQFISGKERTQDEFFHTFNNLYQNQKQIVLTSDRPPKSIPLLEERLRSRFEWGMIVDISPPDYETRLAILKHKNEERGLNLPQKILEFIARQIQNNIRELEGALNKVEAYLSLTQKELTLTQTKKLLESLIKNKKTIDPEKIIKTICDYYQIAKKELLSHKREQRITLPRQIIMYLLRHEFNYSFPKIAEILNRKDHTTVIYGCGKIEKELNNNSLIKRDIDAIKQRFMLY; encoded by the coding sequence ATGGCTGGATCTAAAGAAGAAATTTGGGAAGGGGTTTTGGGAGAATTGGAAATCACCCTCTCACGACCGAACTTTAACACTTGGTTCAAAGATACATTTATTGTTGATATTAAAAATAATGGAAAAAAAATTGTTATTGGCGTACCCAATACCTTTACTTTAGAATGGTTGGAAAACAAATATACTGAAGAAATAAAAAAAGCTCTGCGTAAACTTGTCCCTGAAGTTTCTGTTTTAGAATTCCAAGTAGCCCATTTACAAAAAGAAGGTTTTAAAGAAAAAAATCAAGAAGAATACAAACCGCTAAAACACTTTGAATTTAAAACTCCACAACGATTTTCTAAAACTAAAGATTTAAACTCATACTTTACTTTCCAAAATTTTGTTGTTGGTGAAAACAATCGCTTTGCTCATGCAGCTGCCTTAGCTGTTTCAAAACAACCAGGAAAAAGCTATAACCCTCTTTTTATTTATGGCGGTGTTGGTTTGGGTAAAACCCATTTAGTGCAAGCAATTGCTTGGGAAATAAAGAAAAACTCGCCTCAAAAAAAGATCCTTTATTTTTCTTTTGAAAAGTTCGCTACTGATTTTATCAACCATGTAAAAACAGGGCGAATGGAGGAATTCAAAAAAAAATATCGCCAAGTAGATGTTCTTTTAGTAGACGATATCCAGTTTATTAGCGGCAAAGAACGAACCCAAGATGAATTTTTCCATACTTTTAATAATCTTTACCAAAATCAAAAACAAATTGTTTTAACCTCTGACCGCCCACCAAAATCTATCCCTCTTTTAGAAGAACGTTTACGTTCTCGTTTTGAGTGGGGAATGATTGTCGACATCTCTCCCCCAGACTATGAAACTCGTTTAGCTATTTTAAAACACAAAAACGAAGAGAGAGGGTTAAACCTGCCTCAAAAAATTCTTGAGTTTATTGCCCGCCAAATCCAGAATAATATCCGTGAACTTGAAGGAGCTTTAAATAAGGTAGAAGCTTATCTTTCTTTAACTCAAAAAGAGCTTACTTTAACACAAACAAAAAAACTTCTTGAAAGTTTAATCAAAAATAAAAAAACTATAGATCCAGAAAAAATTATAAAAACTATTTGTGATTACTACCAAATTGCTAAAAAAGAGCTTCTCAGCCACAAAAGAGAGCAGCGCATTACTTTGCCTCGCCAAATAATAATGTATTTACTGCGACACGAATTTAATTACTCATTTCCCAAAATTGCTGAGATTTTAAATCGCAAAGACCATACCACTGTTATTTATGGCTGTGGAAAAATTGAAAAGGAGTTAAATAATAATTCTTTAATTAAACGGGATATCGATGCTATCAAGCAGCGCTTTATGCTTTACTAA
- the rpmH gene encoding 50S ribosomal protein L34: MPKRTYQPKKRKRKKTHGFLVRQKHKPGRKVLSRRRQKKRKRLTP; this comes from the coding sequence ATGCCTAAAAGAACATACCAACCTAAAAAAAGAAAAAGAAAAAAGACCCATGGCTTTTTAGTGCGTCAAAAACATAAACCAGGGAGAAAGGTTTTATCTCGACGCAGGCAAAAGAAAAGAAAAAGATTGACACCTTAA
- the rnpA gene encoding ribonuclease P protein component, whose translation MLAKKYILKKKKIFQALKYKGKREKIGAFLFSYFRGQLRHNRFGIVISQRSVNKAVKRNQIKRKIRALLFPFRRKKSRKGTFVEAAVVVLYEPSHNDYQRFKFFLKKFFI comes from the coding sequence ATGCTGGCTAAAAAATATATTTTAAAAAAGAAAAAGATATTTCAGGCTCTTAAATACAAGGGAAAGAGAGAAAAAATTGGTGCTTTTTTGTTTAGTTATTTTAGAGGGCAACTAAGACATAATCGTTTTGGTATTGTTATTTCCCAGCGTTCTGTGAATAAAGCAGTGAAACGTAACCAAATAAAAAGAAAAATTAGAGCCTTGCTTTTTCCTTTTAGAAGAAAAAAAAGCAGAAAAGGGACATTTGTAGAGGCGGCAGTTGTGGTTTTATATGAGCCGTCTCATAATGATTACCAGCGCTTTAAGTTTTTTTTAAAAAAGTTTTTTATATGA
- the dnaN gene encoding DNA polymerase III subunit beta, which translates to MKLTVITTNLKEGLEKISYAITTSGTLPILSYVLLRAKKSGLEIISTNLEIGIKSQIRAKIDKPGEVVVPFRTLYDFIVNNPDEKINLEKKGEGVEIKTNHFKASLLGANTEEFPLLPQLEEYDEIKVKKEDFIQGAQKVIIAPAVDETRPVLSGVLFRFINKELILAGTDSFRLAEQKIKQDKKISKEIKLILPAKVVQVALRILTKSISSDFVIRFSENQLEFLIDDNSIVGRLIEGEYPDYEQIIPKSYECRLYLNKEEFEKTLKILTPFSQQGNKEVKFDVSKKVVLEARSTQIGSNKAQLEAKIEGKPLKVNFNASFLLDGLGVIEEEEVVFDLTGEISPGILKGKKDQSFTYLVMPLKEE; encoded by the coding sequence ATGAAATTAACTGTAATCACCACTAACCTAAAAGAGGGTTTAGAGAAAATTAGCTATGCTATTACTACTTCAGGAACACTACCAATTCTTTCTTATGTGCTTTTAAGAGCTAAAAAAAGCGGATTAGAGATAATTAGTACTAATCTTGAAATTGGCATTAAAAGTCAAATTAGAGCCAAAATAGATAAACCAGGAGAAGTTGTTGTGCCCTTCCGCACTTTATATGATTTTATTGTCAACAATCCTGATGAAAAAATAAATTTAGAAAAAAAAGGTGAAGGTGTAGAAATAAAAACAAATCATTTTAAAGCTTCTCTTTTGGGAGCCAATACTGAAGAGTTTCCTCTTTTACCTCAACTTGAAGAGTATGATGAGATAAAGGTTAAAAAAGAAGATTTTATTCAAGGAGCACAAAAGGTGATTATTGCTCCAGCAGTTGATGAAACACGTCCGGTTTTAAGTGGTGTTCTTTTTAGATTTATTAATAAAGAACTTATTTTAGCGGGGACAGATAGTTTTAGATTGGCTGAACAAAAAATTAAGCAAGATAAAAAGATATCTAAGGAAATAAAATTAATTTTGCCAGCTAAAGTTGTTCAAGTGGCTTTAAGGATACTAACAAAATCTATATCTTCAGATTTTGTAATTCGTTTTTCTGAAAACCAATTAGAGTTTTTAATTGATGATAATTCAATTGTTGGCCGTTTGATTGAGGGAGAGTATCCAGATTATGAACAGATTATTCCTAAATCGTATGAGTGTCGTCTTTATCTTAATAAAGAGGAGTTTGAAAAAACTCTTAAAATTCTCACTCCATTCTCCCAACAAGGAAACAAAGAAGTTAAATTTGATGTTTCTAAAAAAGTTGTTTTAGAGGCTCGCTCTACCCAAATTGGTTCTAATAAAGCTCAATTAGAGGCTAAAATTGAAGGCAAGCCGCTTAAGGTTAATTTTAATGCTTCTTTTTTGTTGGATGGTTTAGGGGTAATAGAAGAGGAAGAGGTTGTCTTTGATTTAACTGGTGAGATTAGCCCCGGTATTTTAAAAGGAAAAAAAGATCAGAGTTTTACTTATTTAGTGATGCCTCTGAAAGAAGAATAA